The Candidatus Sysuiplasma acidicola genome contains the following window.
GGCCGACTGCAACGAGTCCGAAAACCTTTGCGTCCTCAAAATATGCGATGTCTGACTTCGGCCAAGTGTACGGAGAAAGCGAATGATAGAGCATGAACAGGGCAGGCACGAATGAAAGCACGGCGATTGTAGGCAGAAGGAACGGTATCAAATCGTTTTTCAACTCCCTATTTAATTACACGAAATCTGAAAGGGATTTCTGGCCTTTCTTCTCGGCAAGATTCGATATCTTTACGCCGATGCGCCGCAGTTTTCCTTCGTGCTCGGCAAGAAAATCATCAATCAGGTGCACCAGGATGCGCCTGCTCATCACGACATCGGACATGAAATCCTGCAGACTCCTGTTCTTTGTTCTGGTGGAAAGATCTTCCATGATGCCGGTAAACGAGATTGTCTTGAATGCAATGCCGTCTCTGTCTGCCATGGCAATAACTTCCGTCAACAGAGCGGAAGCTCTTTCTTCCAGAATAGTTCGGTCTCTGGTATCCTCCTTCAGGGTTACAATTCGCCCGTACTGTTCGCGCTTTCTGTCTTTCACAGGCTCGTCGTCAATCCCTCTGCATGCATTATAGAGCCAGGAGCCCATGCTTACTCCGAATTCGCGCTGCAGCTGTCTGAGCTCGATAAGACGCAGATCTCTGACCGTCTGCACATCCATGCTGTTCAATTTTCCCTCAGTGACCTTGCCGACACCGAACAGTTTTCCAACAGACAGCTGCTCCAGGAACGACTGGACGTCTTCCTCGTTTATCACTGTGAGTCCGTCAGGTTTTATCATCCCGGCTGCCATCTTGCTGATCAGCTTGTTCGGGCCGACACCGACAGAGCAGGTGAGGCGTTCACGGCTCAGTATCTCAGCCTTCAGTTCCATGGCTCTCTGTCGTGCCTGCTCAATGCTGTCGAGCGTGCCTGTCAATTCAAGATACGCCTCATCTACGCTTGCCTGCTCCATGACGCCGGAGAAGGCACGGAGTATAGCCATGACTCTCTCCGAGACCTCATCATAATAGTCGAGATCCGCGCGGATGAACTTCGTGTCGCTGTTTGCCATCCGCTTTGCGGCAACTATAGGCAGGCCCGAGCGGATTCCAAGTTTTCTCGCTTCGTAATTTGAAGTGGAGACGGCGCCGCTGTCCTCCGTTCTGCCGGAATATATGCACACAACCGTCGGCTTGCCTTTCAGCTCCGGATTCCTCAGCTCTTCACACTGTGCATAGAAATAATCCAGGTCCACATGCATGACAATCCGGTCAGCCACATTCCGGCATCGCACCCGTACCTAAATAATGTAATCGTCCTGCATCCGCGAGCACGTCCAAAACATTATTGTTTATATACGATCCAAAGTTATTGTCACAAACGATGTCAAAAAGGAGCAACAGGGCGCTGCTCGGCATACTGTCCCTGATAATAGTGGTTCTTGTTATTTCAACGGCATATCTGGTGTCGGTTGTACAGATGGGGCAGTTCGCAAAGTTGGCAACCAACGACCGTGTGAATATTTCGTCGTTCGGAAAGGCAGTGAGACTCCTGCAGGTGAGGTATTCGGGATATCTTACGCTCATTTACAACGCCTCATCCTCAATATACCTGACAGTCAGTTACAGTTACGCGGGACACAATTTTACGGCCACCTATTTCGGCAGCAGCAACGATATCAGACTCGCAGTCCTTCCGGCAGAACTGACACTGACGTTTTACACCGCATTTGGCTCGGCAAACGTGAGATACAATGCGATTCTGGAGTACTGAACACTGAATGTGCGACACATATTTTGACCGGACAGGAGACGTGCCTGAAATATGAGCAGAAGAGACAGCTACACGTACAGTTTTGACATGGAACACGGAACAGGAAGCGACGGAACACCTTACTATTACGTTCCGAAGAGGAGCGTAAGGTTCAGCAGGGAGGAGATCGGGCACCTGCTGCTCGCAATGGTTGTTCTCATGGCTGCCTTTACAATCATGCTCGGAGGCATGCAGCATCTGGCGTCTATAGGCGGCTACCTGCTGGTTTCCGCGACTGCCGTTCTGACAGGTTTCCTGTTTCACGAACTCATGCACAAATACGTTGCGCAGAAATACGGCGCATGGGCGGAATTCAGATCGTCGAGATTCGGCCTGCTGTTTGCACTGATAACTTCATTTTTCGGTCTGCTGTTCGCGGCGCCCGGTGCGGTATACATATCGGGGAACTTGAACCGCAGGGAAAACGGTACCGTCAGTCTGGCCGGACCCATGACCAACGACGTATTTTCGGCCGTGTTCCTGATGCTGGCAGTTGCGGTTCAGGGCAATCCGTTCCTCTTCGATTATTTTGCATATGTTTCGTTCCTTGACGCCTGGCTTGGTCTCTTCAATATGATTCCATTCCCCCCACTGGACGGTTCAAAAGTATTCATGTGGAATAAGCGTGCGTTTGCAGTGGGATTGATAATACCGGCAGCATTCATAGGCATACTGGCCACGATGCACATCGGCCTGTGAAAGCACCGGCCTGTGCACCCGCCGGAGGTTGGACAAATTATTTAATTCCCGGATTGATGGGAGGATGTGAAAACCAGATTGGTCTTTCTAGGCCCGCCCGGTGCCGGAAAAGGAACACAGGCATCTATTGTATCGAGCAGATTCTCGCTGCCGTGGCTGGCAACAGGCGACATGCTGAGGGACGAGATTGCCAGAAAGACCACACTGGGCATTGCAGCAAAGAATTATGTCGATGACGGCAAACTGGTCGCTGATGAAGTCGTCAACGCCATATTGAAAGAGCGCCTGAGAGAGCACAGGAACGGTTTCGTTCTTGACGGATACCCGCGCACAATAGAACAGGCAGAATATCTCGATTCAATAGTCACGCTTGACAAGGTGCTGTTTTTCGATGCACCGGAAGATGTGCTCGTGGAAAGGATAATCAACAGGCGTATCTGCCCGGCTTGCAACGCCGTCTACAACATATCGGAATACAAGCCGAAGGTCGACGGCGTCTGCGATAGAGACGGAACGAGGCTGGAGCTGAGATCCGACGACAACGCACAGGTTGCCAGCTTCAGAATAAAGACATTCTGGGAGAAAACCGCACCGCTGGTGAGCTACTACTTTGAGAAAGACATCCTTGCCAAAATAACAGCGAGTCTGCCATTTGACGAAGTAACGAGAGAAATACTGCAGGTCCTCGAGTCGGATTGAATCTGCCTCCGTCAGTCAGGTGTGTCATCAGTTTGGTCAAAACATGGATGCACTGCCCATGTTCGAGCCTCAGGGCGATGTCAAACACCTGCAGATATGCACTGTCGGCAGGACTGTGCGCCCGATGTGACGAACAGCGGCGATAAGCACCAGCAGCTGAGCGCCTGATAGGTGTGAAACCCGGCATCCTCCCTGAGCACACATCTTGCAAGAGAGAGGCAAAGGCCGAATGTGCAGGAACCGCCGATGCAGGTGCCTATCAGCAGGACAACAGGGACAGCATCTCTGGAATTTATGGAAGCCCCAACCGATGGCGGAAAGTATACTGCCCATCCTATTCCTATAAGCAATACTGCGCTCTTTCATTTCGGTCGATCGAGCGAGCGTCTTCCTCTCCATTCAACCGGCTTCCGCCTGTTTGCCATGGCATCACAATGATAGCCGGCATGGATAGGCAGTTGGTTATTAAACAATATTTGCTATCTACAAAATTTAAGGCCATTCTGGCACATACATAAGATAAACCTGAGCGATTACCGCAGCGATGAACAGCAGACGTTTGGGTGTTTTCATATTGATCGTCATGATTGTATTTACCCCATCTATTGGACTTGTGCATGCCGGTACGAGACCAGCGACCGCGCCAAGTGCAGGCAGGAGCGCGATAGTCTGGATGGGATTGGAGATTACTGGAGAGAATGTCAGTGCAGACCTGCAGTCTATCGGCAGTCACAGGGGTGATTTGACCGGTGTGTCGTATGAACATTATATGCTCGGATCTCAGGGATACTTCGGGCCCATTCTTGGCGTAAGCAACGTCACCGGCCGAATAAAATCTTTCGGTCTTCAGACGTACCCGATGATCATAAGCGCGAATCTTGGTGACATCGAATACGTCATCGACCATCCGTCGAATTTTATCACCAAATCTGTTTCAAAGGCTAAATGGGCGGGATATACAGGATACAACATCGATTTTGAACCGACGCAGATGGCAAACGCATCGGTTGCCGGCGCCTATGCGTCGTTCCTGACAGCATTTGCAGACGCACTCCACAAGGAGGGCAAGAAACTCACTGTTGACATAGCTACCTGGAATCCAATCTGGAATTTCACAGAACTTGCAAACACCACTGTGAATACACTTTACGACATGAGCACTTACGCTTCACCGTCGTTTAATTTTGCTGCCGCATTGGGCTACGCAAACGCCACGATTCCTCACTCGAAACTCGGCGTTGGCCTCATAACTGTAAATGTCAACACCGGAGCCCTTCTGCAGAATTATTCCGTTTCGGCGAGATTTATCGCCCTTCAATCTGACGGCGTGCTCAAAATCGCAATATGGGACATGCCGCTTGCCTCTTACTGGTGGCCCTATCTGCACCAGTTTATAGTCGCGGGCAAAGTGCAGGCGAGCACTATTCCGGTTCTGGCATACGCGATTGCTGCTGTCGGAGGTCTGGCCCTTGCAGCGGTTGCAGCACTCTTTGTAAACAGGAGAAGAAGCAGAAGGGCGAAATAGGCTCTGATACCGTGATGAGCGCTGCGACGGATGTAAAGCAGTTGATGGAAGCAGCATCATGCAGCCGCGAAATTCAGGAACCTGAGAGTCAGCTTACCGCAATTGCGCTATGAACAGCATTAACACGAACATCCTCAGAAATGAGACGGAAAAGCAATTGAAATTTCGAAAGCTCAGCTTGCAGTTTGTGCCGACTCGCCGGTGAGAATGGGATCCCGTCCAAATCTGGCGAGAAATATGCCGGCCATGAGTGCCACAGGTACGGTAAGAAGCAGAAAGACGCTGCCGAGTCCGATGACCGCCGATAATGCACCGACAATGAACGGCACAACAGCGAAAATGATGTTATTGAACGCGAGAAAGTAGGAATTCACCGCACTTCTCTCTTCCCTCTTTGTACCGCGGGCAATCATAATTGTTGACATCGGGTAAATGGAGCCATGAGGGAAGCCAAGCAGAGCCATAACGATCAGGAATGAAGTGAATGACGGAGAAAACGCCATTCCAATCAGGCCCGCGAGCGTGATCGTCACAGATGCGGCAAAGAACGGCTTGAGTGAATTCTGTGGAACAATCATTATTGCAAGTCGCGTTATGAAGGAAACGGTGAAAAACGGGATGAATGACAGATACGCGGCACTGCTCGAAACGCTGAATTTTTCTATTGCGTAAATTGCGAGGAATGTTGTAATGGCTGCAAATGGTATGCTGTAAGTCGAATTCGCAAGGAGAGAGGAGATGAAGCCGCTGCTACCAAGTGCAGTCCTGCCACGTGATTCAGACCTGATTTCAGGGAAATCAACAACCATTGAAAGAAAGAAACCTGCGACTGCGAGAACATCGAAGAACAGGAAAACTGTCCTGTAATCTACAAAACTGAGCAGCCGGGTTTCTATGAACGGGCCGATGATAAGGCTTGCACTGAGGCTGGTGGTATAGAGCGCCAGAAGCCGCTCGGTCGACTTCATGTCTTTAGCCGTGGATGCGGCCGTGATTAGATTTGGCATGACGATTCCACTCGCAAAACCCGCGAAGGAAGCAATGAGCCAGACTGTAGTGGATGTGGAAAAGTAGAAGAGCGGAAGGGCTAGTGCGATCGCACCATTGGAAGCAATAAAAGCCCTCCTTCGCCATTTTCCGACAAGCCTGGGGTTCAGATAGGATGTTGCGGCAAAGGTTGCCACGAAAGAAGATGCTGCCAGAAGACCGACAACAGCATTGCTGAATCCCAGTGAATGTTTGGCAAATGGAGATATCGTTGTCATGATCATATTATTTGTTGCACGGGCAGCGACAGTCATCAAGGAAAGGGTAACGGCGAAGTATACGAACTCCGGCAGTTTGCGCCTGCCTTGTGGAAACACCGA
Protein-coding sequences here:
- the dinB gene encoding DNA polymerase IV; the encoded protein is MADRIVMHVDLDYFYAQCEELRNPELKGKPTVVCIYSGRTEDSGAVSTSNYEARKLGIRSGLPIVAAKRMANSDTKFIRADLDYYDEVSERVMAILRAFSGVMEQASVDEAYLELTGTLDSIEQARQRAMELKAEILSRERLTCSVGVGPNKLISKMAAGMIKPDGLTVINEEDVQSFLEQLSVGKLFGVGKVTEGKLNSMDVQTVRDLRLIELRQLQREFGVSMGSWLYNACRGIDDEPVKDRKREQYGRIVTLKEDTRDRTILEERASALLTEVIAMADRDGIAFKTISFTGIMEDLSTRTKNRSLQDFMSDVVMSRRILVHLIDDFLAEHEGKLRRIGVKISNLAEKKGQKSLSDFV
- a CDS encoding MFS transporter; protein product: MTVAARATNNMIMTTISPFAKHSLGFSNAVVGLLAASSFVATFAATSYLNPRLVGKWRRRAFIASNGAIALALPLFYFSTSTTVWLIASFAGFASGIVMPNLITAASTAKDMKSTERLLALYTTSLSASLIIGPFIETRLLSFVDYRTVFLFFDVLAVAGFFLSMVVDFPEIRSESRGRTALGSSGFISSLLANSTYSIPFAAITTFLAIYAIEKFSVSSSAAYLSFIPFFTVSFITRLAIMIVPQNSLKPFFAASVTITLAGLIGMAFSPSFTSFLIVMALLGFPHGSIYPMSTIMIARGTKREERSAVNSYFLAFNNIIFAVVPFIVGALSAVIGLGSVFLLLTVPVALMAGIFLARFGRDPILTGESAQTAS
- a CDS encoding adenylate kinase, yielding MKTRLVFLGPPGAGKGTQASIVSSRFSLPWLATGDMLRDEIARKTTLGIAAKNYVDDGKLVADEVVNAILKERLREHRNGFVLDGYPRTIEQAEYLDSIVTLDKVLFFDAPEDVLVERIINRRICPACNAVYNISEYKPKVDGVCDRDGTRLELRSDDNAQVASFRIKTFWEKTAPLVSYYFEKDILAKITASLPFDEVTREILQVLESD
- a CDS encoding site-2 protease family protein is translated as MSRRDSYTYSFDMEHGTGSDGTPYYYVPKRSVRFSREEIGHLLLAMVVLMAAFTIMLGGMQHLASIGGYLLVSATAVLTGFLFHELMHKYVAQKYGAWAEFRSSRFGLLFALITSFFGLLFAAPGAVYISGNLNRRENGTVSLAGPMTNDVFSAVFLMLAVAVQGNPFLFDYFAYVSFLDAWLGLFNMIPFPPLDGSKVFMWNKRAFAVGLIIPAAFIGILATMHIGL